The proteins below come from a single Campylobacter sp. CCUG 57310 genomic window:
- a CDS encoding YigZ family protein, protein MQTISEIYTAKSEIKKSTFLSYLVPLNEFKAVHERLKTEHPKAVHIVWAYRELNKYGQIVENQSDDGEPKGTSGAPSLNALRGANLINAGVFIVRYFGGIKLGTGGLVRAYSSAVNLAINEAELKKFEFKDECKFYTPFALMSRFEHFFNSQNLNEFEREFNSIGAIWTAKFNEEEMSKFYEFANVFEIEEFKFLALPITARNLL, encoded by the coding sequence ATGCAGACAATATCTGAAATTTACACCGCCAAAAGCGAGATCAAAAAATCTACATTTTTAAGCTATCTTGTACCGCTTAACGAGTTTAAAGCAGTGCATGAGCGCCTTAAAACTGAGCATCCAAAGGCGGTGCATATAGTCTGGGCTTACCGCGAACTAAATAAATATGGTCAAATCGTAGAAAATCAAAGCGATGACGGCGAGCCAAAAGGCACAAGCGGAGCTCCGAGCTTAAATGCTCTAAGGGGAGCGAATTTGATAAATGCAGGCGTGTTTATAGTGCGCTATTTTGGCGGGATCAAGCTTGGCACGGGCGGGCTTGTAAGAGCTTATAGCTCGGCCGTAAATTTAGCGATAAATGAAGCGGAACTTAAAAAATTTGAGTTTAAAGACGAGTGTAAATTTTATACTCCTTTTGCTTTGATGTCTCGCTTTGAGCATTTTTTTAACTCTCAAAATTTAAACGAATTCGAGCGTGAATTTAACAGTATCGGTGCGATATGGACGGCTAAATTTAACGAAGAAGAGATGAGTAAATTTTATGAATTTGCAAATGTTTTTGAGATTGAGGAGTTTAAATTTCTAGCCTTGCCGATAACGGCTAGAAATTTATTATAA